The Pseudomonadota bacterium sequence GGGCGTGATTCGCGCCAAGCGCGCGCTGCTCGGGCCCGCCGATCCGGAGACCCAGGCGGTGCTCTGGCGCGAGATCGGCGACCTGTATTGGCGACAGCTGCAGCGGCCGGCGGCCGCCGAGCCGGCGTACCGCCAGGCGCTGGCTCTGCGCGCCGACGATCGTGCGGCGCTGCAACGACTGCTCGACCTCTGCTCCGAAGCGGATCAGTGGCCGGAGGCGATTGAGCTCTGCGGCAGGATGGCGGCGCTTGAGCAGAATCCCGAGCTCCGCGCCAAGTACCATCACGCCGCCGCGGTGATCGCGCGCGACAAGCTCGGCGACGCCGGGCTGGCGCTGCGGCTCTTCAATGACACGCTGGACGCCGACCCGCAGCAGCTGCATGCCTTCAGCGCGGTCGATGAGCTCTGCACCGCACAGCGCGACTGGAAGGAGCTCGAGCAGAACTACGCGCGGATGATTCAGCGCCTGCCGGCGGAAACGGCGCCGGCGCTCCTGACCAGCCTTTGGCATAACCTCGGTGAGGTGCTGCGCACGCGCCGTCGCGATTTCGAGGCCGCCATCGCCGCCTTCGAGGCCGCGGACCGCCTCGACCCGGGCCATGGCGCGCGCGCCGAAATCCTGGCCGAGCTCTACTATCTCTGCGGGCCGGATTACCGGCCGCGCGCGATCGCGCTGCTGGAGCGCCTGCTGCGAGCCGAGCCGGAGCGCACCGACTTGCTGCACAGGCTGCTCCAGCTTCATCTCGAGGGCGAGCGCTATGACCAGGCCTGGTGTCTCGCTGCGACCCTGGCGCACCAGCGCCTGGCGTCGCCGGAGGAGCTTAAGCTCTACCGGCGCTATCGCGCGCGACGACTGCCGCGTGCGCGCGCCCGCCTCAGTGATGAGGTCTGGCAGCGGGACCTGCACCACCCGCGGCAAGATCCGCTGATCAGCGCGATCTTCGGCACCGTCGCCACCGTCGTCGCCTCGACCACGGCGCGGCCGCACGCGGCCTTTGGGCTCAAGCGGGCCCAGCGGGTGGCGTTACCCGACGAGAGCCAGCCGGTCTCCGACATCTTCGGGTATGTGACGGGCGTGCTGACGGTGGCGGAGGCAGATCTCTTCTTGCAGCCCGATCAGCCGCTCGCCCTGCTGCTCGCGCACACCAGTGAGGCGCCCTCCTTCGTTGCTGGGGCCTACCTGCTCGAGGGTCGCTCCGAGCTGGAGCTGAGCTTCATCCTGGCTCGGCAGCTCGCCTTCTTGCGACCCGCGCTCTTCTTGCGCAATGCGCTCAATGCGCCCTCACAGCTCCTGGCGGTGCTCCTGGCGGTGCGCAGCCTCTTCGCCGACGTACCCGACGTGCCGCGTGACCTCGCGCGCCAGGTGGCTCAGCTTGTCAAGGGCCTGCGACGCCACCTGCACGCGACGCAGCTCGATCAGCTCGCGGCGCTGGTGCAGGCCCTGCCGTGGGAGAGCCTCGACCTGCTGGCCTGGTGGAACGCGACGGAGCTGACGGCCGATCGCGTCGGATTGCTGCTCTGCGGCGACCTCGAGCTCGCCGCGGCCGCGCTCGCCGCCGATCCGGTGGCGGGTGCCTTTTCGCTCGAGGAGCGGCTCGCCGAGCTCGGGCAGTTCATGGCCTCCGAGACGCATTTCCGGCTGCGCGAGTTGCTTGGACTGAGGCTCGAGGAGCAGGGTGCGTAGCAGGCGCGGGCGGTCGGGCGCTGGGCGTGCACGCACCGCGGCCGGGGCGGCGCTCGCGCTCTGCCTCGCCTGCTGCCCGGCGGCGCTCGCCCGGGCGGCCGCCGCTGCAACGACGGGCGTGCGGGCGGTCGCGCCCCTTCGGGGATATGCTCTGCGGCTGGCCGGCACGCACGCCGAGCTGCGCGCAGGTGATGGCGAGCCCCTGCTCGATCTCGCGCCCGAGCTGGAGGTCGTGACGGCCGCTGGGCGCCGGCGGCGGCAGCGCTGGGTGTTGGAGCGTCGCGGCGCGACGGTCGGGGGCCACAGCACGTCGTGGGTGCTCGCGGGCGAGCTGGTGGTCGCGGCAGCGCACTATCTGCTGCGGCTGGAAGGGGATGAGCAGGGACGCGTCATCGACGTCGAGTTGACCGTGCGCCAGGCCGCCCCCGCGGCGCTGCTGCGGGAGGCGCTGCGCTTCGTCGCCCTCGCGCCCCGTGGCGTCGTGGCGCTCGATCGTGGGTATCGTTCGGTCGCTAACCCGCTGCAGCCCTTCTTCGTCGATGCGCTGACCCCGCATCGGCTGCGTTTCTGGGGTGAGGGCGGCGCCGCGGTCACCTTGAGCGCGACGGCGGGTCTGCAAGGCTACTGGCTGCGTCCGCGGCCGCGCGGTGGCTACGAGCTCGAGCTCGAGCTGGACGACGCGCGCAATCGCCCGCTGGCGCGCTATCGCGGCTGCTCCGAGGCGCACCCGTCTCCCTCGCGCCGCTCGCGCCCGATGGGGAGTCAGAGCGGCCTCGCGCTCCGCGACCCGGTGCTGCGACTCGCCGGCAGTCAACGCCGCTATCGCTGGCAGTGGCTGATTGGTGAGGCGTCGCTGCCCGAGGTCCGGCGCTTTCCCAGCGGCTATCAGTCCGCCCTGGTCCTTACAGATCACGCCGACCAATCGAGCGCTGAGCGGCTCGAGGCGCTGGCCTTCGGTGCCACCGGAGCGGTGGGCGCGGGGAGGATCGGCCCGCAGTGGCCCGGCCTGGTCAATCGCGGGCTGAGCTACAGCAAGACGGTCTTCGCGCGCCGCGTGCCGCCCTATGCGGTTCAGCTCGACGACGAGCGCTATCGTGCGCTGCTCGCGCGCGTGGCCGCGCAGGGCGTCGAGCTTGGACTCCACTCCCTGAGCGGCGGACCCGATGACCCAGGCGATCCACGCACGGTGGCGGCCTTCGCCGCCTTCCGCGCCCTCTCCGGCGGTCGCCTTTGGATCGACCACCGACCGACGACCAACTGCGAGGCCATCAGCAATCGCGGCGCCGATCCGACCAGTCGCTGGTTCATCCTGCCGCTCCTGCGTCGGTTCGGCCTGCGCTATCTGTGGCGCGGCGCCGACGCTCAGCGCGCGCGTCGCCGCGCCGGGATTGATCTCCTGCGCAGCGAGCGACCGGGCGAGCGGCCGGCGGTGCTCTACCGGGGCGAGCAGCTCGTCGTCGCGGGGCAGCGACCCTTTCTGCTCTTCGGCTCGAGCTGGCTGTTTTTTACGCACTGGCGGCAGTTGCTCGCCGCCCTCTCGCCGCGCGCGCTCGACCGGTTGGCCGCAAACCACGGGCTAGCGGTGGGGCATGTCTACCTCGAGACCTGCCGGGCGCGCGGCCGCCTGCATGGGCGTGAGCTGCTCCGTGCGCTCGGAGGCGAGCGCTATGTGTTGCGGCCTGCCGTGGATCGGCTCTTCGTGGCGCTGGCGCGCCGCCAACGCGAGGGCTCGCTCTGGGTCACCGGGCTCGAAGCGCTGGCGGACCACCTGCTCGGTGCGATGCGCGTCACGCTCGAGCCGGTCGCCCAGGACGGTAGCGTGCGGCTGCGCTACACGCGTGACGACGGCCCGGCCGTGCTGCGCGCCGTGACGCTGCGCTGGCCGCCTGGCGTCGTCGACGTCATTCCCAGCGCGGGCGTCGTCCTCGGCGGCAGGCGCGTCCGCGAGGGCCGGCTGGAGACCTGGTGCGACCTCTCCGCAGGGCTGCCGATCACGCTGCGCCCGCTTCTGCGAGAGGGGTCGCGCGAGGCGTCGCGACGGCGTGGGGCAGCAGCAGCAGCGTTCTGAAGGGAGCGGCAAGCGTCATGGCCACCCAGCAAGGCACGATGGACTTCCTCCTCGATCAACTGCGCGGGCTGCCTGCCGTGCGCGCGCGCAAGATGTTCGGTGAGTACGCCCTCTACTGTGACGAGAAGGTCGTTGCGCTGGTTTGTGACAACCAGCTCTTCGTCAAGATCACGCCGGCAGGACGGGCGTTGGTCGGCGAGCGCTACGCGGAGGGCGAGGCCTATCCGGGGGCGAAACCGTCGATGCTGATCGACGCCGAGGAGCTCGAGGATGGCGATCGGCTCTGCGAGCTGATTCGTCTCACGGCGGCGGCCCTGCCCGTCCCTCGGCCGAGGCGGCCGAGGAAGAAGCAGGGCTCGGCAGGACGGTAGACGTCGCGCGTGCGGCGCTCTCGGCATCGGCACACGGGCGGCGCGCGCGCACGGGCGGCGCCGGCGTGCAGCGGCAGCCCGCTCGAGCGCGCGCGAGCGACCGGCCGGCGCGAGGCTCGACAAACGCTCGGCGCTGACGTCAACTCCCGACTGATGGGCCCGCGGCGATGAGTCTCCAGCCGGTGAGCGTGCGTCCGCTGCGGACGGCCGACCTGACGGCGTGCGCGGCGATCGTCGCGCAAACGTCAGTGTTCGCCGCCTATGGCCTGAGCGCCGAGGCGGTAGCACGCCAACTCGGCGAGGCGCTGGATGATGCCCGCAGCGCCGTCCTCGTGGCTGTCGCGCCGGCCGATACGCCGCTCGCCGTGGCGTGGTTCGTCGAGCGTGGCGCCTTTGATCGCAGCGGCTATCTGCGCCTGATTGCGGTCGCTCCCGGGCGGACGCGGGGTGGGTTGGGCCGGGCGCTGGTCGCTGCGCTGGAGCAGCGCTACCTCTCACGCGGCGGCATCGTCTTGCTAGCGGCGCACGACAACGCGCTGGCCCATCGCTTCTACGAGGGGCTGGGCTACGGTCACGTCGGCGACCTGCCAGCCTATGTCGGCAGCGGACTGCACGAGAGGATCTACTTCAAGCCGCAGACGGCGAGCCCCGTCGCCACCTTCGAGCGGCAGTGCACTTCGTTGCGGGTGCAAGTCTAGGGGCGCGGGCGGGTCGAGCGCGCGCTGGGGGACTCAGCGGCGCCCGCTGGCCGCGCGCGCCTCGTGCCTCAAGCGCTTCGTGCTTCAAGCGCTCAGCGCGTCACAGCCTGATAGACGCCCTCGGTGAAGCCGGCGATGTTGTCCCAGTTGAAGTGCTCTTCGACGGCGCGCCGGCCCGCTTGACCCAGGCGGCGGCAGTGCTCGTGATCCGCGAGCAACGAGCCGATGCCGTGCGCCAGGCCCCCGGGGTTGGCGTCGACGAGGAAGCCATTGACGTCATGCCAGACGAAGTCGCGCGGCCCACCGGCGGTCGTGGCCACTACCGGCTTGCCGGCGGCCCAGGCCTCGAGCACGACAATACCGAAGGGCTCGTTGCGGCTCGGCACCGCGACGACATCGACCGCCCGCGTCAGGTCCGCGTAGTCGTTGCGCGGTAGTGGCCCGAGGAAGCGAATCGCGTGGGCTGCGCCGATCGCGTGCGCACGGCGCACGACGGCGTCGAGCTCGGGTCCGTCGCCGGAGATGAAGAACTTGGTCTCCGGGTAGGAGGCCAGCACCATCGGCACGGCGTCGACGAGCATGTCGATGCCCTTCTGGGCGGTCATCCGGGCCACGGTGAGCACCGTCGGCGCCATCGGCGCCACATGGTAACGCGCCTTGACCTCGCCCGGATCGATGAAGCCGTCGAAGGCATGGTAGTTGACGCCGTTGGGCACGACGTGCAGCTTCCAATGCGGCACCTGGTAGATACGGCTGACCTCGGCAGCAAGGAAGTTGCTGACCGCGATGATGCTCTGCGCGTGAAAGCAGGCAGCGGCCTCGGTGTCACGCACCCAGCGCGCGTAGCCATCGTGGAAGACGTTGCCGTCGCGGCCGTACTGGGTCGAGTGCAACGTCAGCAGGCCGCGGGTGCCGTGGCCGTCGCGGACGTACTTGATCACGTTGCCCGCCATCCAGTCGTGGGCGTGGATCAGGTCAAAGGGGCCGACGAAGGACGTCACCTCGTGGAAGCGATGCGCCATCGCCTTACACATCCAGTCCATCGACTCGACGATGTTCTGGGTCACGCCGTGGTCGACGCGGTGATAGTGCACGCCGTGGATACAGTCGTAGTAGCCCTGGTCGCCGCGCCGGCGGGTGATCACGTGAATCTCGTGGCCGCGCCGTTGCAGGCCGGCTGCGAGCTCGGTCACGTGTACCGCGAGGCCACCGAGGTTGAACGAATGCAGTGACTCCCACGAGAACATCGCGACGCGCATGACCACCCCTCCTCCGATTGCCGATTCGCCGCGCAAGATAGTCGCTGCGGCGCCGCCTGGGTAGCGCAAACTGAAAGCTGTCTGAACGACTCGGGGCCCCTCCGCGCGGCGGATTGGTCGCGCCGCTCAGCGGAGCTTTCCACGATCGGCTTGCCATCGAAGGTGCAGGCTCGGTCGCGCCGCTCGGTCGGGGTACCAGTGGGCGCCCGCCCCGCGCCGGATGACCTCAGTGCCGAGGGCTTCACCTGGCTCGAGGGCAGCAGGCTGGGCAGTGCGCGCGCGGCCGGCTCACCAGCCGACGAGCCAGGCCAGCGTCCGCTCCGGCGGCGCCTCGTGGGAGCGGCCGAGGGCCACCGCGAGGTGGGCGGCGATGCGGATCGAGGTCGGGGAGGTCGGTGGGAGCTTGGACCAGGCCGCCTGCAGCCACGCGTCGCCGTGGCCGCGCCCGTACCAGGCCAGGGCCACCGTGCTCACCCAGCGCAGGAGCGAATCGCGTCTGCTGTCACGCAAGAGCTGCCAGAGCCGCGCCGGTGGGCAGCTTCGCGCGAGGTGGCGCGCGAGCGCGGTGCGCGCCGCGCGCTGAACGTCGTGCGCCGGATCGAGCGCGCCTTCGATCAGCGCGGTCGCAGCCTCGGGCCGGCTAGACGCCAGCGCGCCGAGGGCCGTGAAGGCGAGGCGTCGCCGCTCCTCGCTGCGATCGCCTACCGCGACGCGCAGCAGGCGCAGCGCCTCGTCGGTGGCCTCGCCGCGCAGCAGGCCGAGGGCGGTAAAGGCCGCCTCGCGCTCGCTCGGGTCGGCGGCGCGCAGCCCGCGTGCCAGCAACGGGACGACCAGCTTGCCCAGCCGCGGACTCTCCTCCCCGAGCAGGCGGAGCGCCGCCAGCCGCAGCGAGGGCGCGGCAGCGCGGCGCGCGTCCTCGAGCAGCGCCAGCGCGGTGCTCGGCGCCGCGCGCGACACCAGGCGCGGCAGCGTGATCGCCCGCACCTCCGCCTCGAGGTGCCCTGCGGCGCCGTCGACGGCGCGCTCGAGGCGCAGCTTCACGGCAAGCGCCGCGGCATCCTGAGCCGCGGCCCCGTGGGCCGTGGCCAGCGCTTGGGCGACGGCGGCGTCGAGTCGCTCCGCCAGCAGACGCCAGCGCTCGCTTTGCGGACCGGCGGCGGGCGCTTCCAACCGTAGTGCGGCGTGCAGGGCTTCGGCTTGCACCTCGGTGGCCGGATCGCGGATCAGCCGCTCGAGCAGCGCGGCCGCCTCGAGCGGCGAGGGCGCGACGGCGATCGCTGCGGGCGCGATGGCGGCGCGCACCGCGACCTCAGCCGCGTTGCTGCAGGCGGCGACTGCCTTGAACAAGAGCGCTGAGCGCTGCGGGGGGCGCGCGGCGATCGCCTGCAGCAGGGCGATGCGTCCGGTCGCGTCGTCGGTGGCGAGGTAACTGCGCGCCAAGGACTCGAGGCGCGCACCACCCTGCTGCAGGGCGACAGCTAGTGCCAAAGCGCCCGCGCGCTGCACTTCGCTGGCGCGGTCGGCTGCAGCGCGTTGGGCCAGCCACTGCCCGAGCGGCGCCTGGGCGCTGGCGATCGCCTCGACACAGCTCAGCAAGCCGCGCCGCTGCGCCGGCCGATCGCTGGCCCAGATCGCGCTAACCAGCGCCGTCAGGGCAAAGCGGTCGCGGACCTCGCCGTCGCAGATGACCTCGCGAGCGCCCTCGGCGGCGGCGGCATAGCCGCGACGGATCTGCCTGACGACCTCCTGCGTCCCGAGATAACCGAGGCGCAGCAGTGAGCTGACGGCGGCTGCCGCGACCGACGCCTCGGGATCGGTCAGCAGGCGCTTGAGCAGATCGAGTCGGCGCTGGCGGTCGGGGGCCTCGACCCAACCCAGGCCGAGCGCGGCGGCACGGCGCAGCGCCACGCTCTCGCTGGCCGTTCGCCGGGTGCTGGCCAGGGCCGCCAGCGCGTCGACGACCGCGTCGCCGCCGCCGAGGCGCGCGAGTAGCGCGGTCGCGTTCGCCCGGACCAGCGCGCTCTCCGCGCGCTGCAAGCGCTCCAGAACGGGTTTGGCGCTGGCGTCGAGCTGCTCGGCCAGCGGCAGCAGGAGCGCTAGGCGTCGGGCTTGGCGCGCGACGTCCTTGGTCTGGCCGAGCTGGCGGATCAGGTGCTTCGCCAGCTCGCCGGGCGCCCGCTGCAGGAGGCGCTGCTGCAGCCGCAGCAGCGGCAGGGCCCTCGCGGGCGGCGCAGTGGCGGGGGCACCTGCTGCGACCAGTCGCGCTTGCGCCTGTACGACGATCTCGAGGGCGGCCGCCGCATCGGTGCTCGCGGCGCGCTCGAGCTGAGTGAGCGCCTGCTGCTGGACGCGCCGGTCGGTGTCGATGATCAGCGTCTCGAGCGCGCGCAGCGCGCGCGCGCGTGGCACGCGCGACAATCCCGCCAACGCCAGCAGTCGCACCTGCGCATCGGCGTCGTGTGCGCCGCGCTCGAGGACCTCTGCGGCGGCCGCCGCGGGCAGGCGGCTCGCGAGCCGGACGGCCAAGCGGCGCAGCCGCGCGCGTTCGTCGCCGAGGCAGCTCAGCAGCACCTCGCGCGCCGCGGACGAGTCCGGCAGCAGCAGCGCCAGCGCCTGCGCTGCGCGGCTGCGCTGGTCGGGGTGCCGGCCGGCCTCGACGAGGAGCCGCCCGCCGCGGGCGCGCTCACCTGCGAGCACCAATAGCGTGCCGCGCCGCGCCAGCGGCAGGGGGCCCAGCAGGCGGTCGAACCACGGCTCCGTGCCGCCTGCGCGGCGGCTCGCGCTACGGACGACGCTTTGCCCCCGCACCGCGCGTTGGGCCGCGCGCGGAAGCGTGTCGAGGGCGAACCCGGTGTCGTCGGTAATGGCGCCGAGTCGGCCGGGACCCCACCGAAACGCGAAGCGCAGACCTGGATCACCGGAGCGCAGGACCACGCGCGCGGGTCCCCCGACGCCCCGCAGCTCCGCCAGATAGCTCGAGTGCGCCAGGCGCCACCAGATGCTCCCCGCCACCAGCACGCCGAGCAGCAGAAAGAGGGCGGCGCCAGCGGTCCAGGTCCGGAGGCCGCGTCGCACGGTCTGCTGCTCCTTGGCAGGCAAGGCGGTGCCCCAGTAGCGCCAGATCGCGAGTAGCTCGTGCGGTCGGAGGAGGCTGTGCCGATCCGCGCGGCGTCGCAGCGTGAGGCGGGCATGGGCGCGTCCACGCCGCACGGGCGCGACGAGATCGCGAATGCCGGGCAGCAGGTAGGGGTGAAGCACGCCGAAGGCCGCCTGCCCGTCGTGACGCGGCGCGCCGTGCCGGACGAGCCCGGCGTTGGCCAGGCCCTCGAGCGTTTGCTCGACCGCAGGTACGATCATGCCGGCGCGCTGGCTAACCTCCTCTGTGGTGAGCAAGCCACGCGGGTTCTCGGGCTCGGCCAGCGCTGCCAGCACGCGGCGCGCGCGCCAGCCGCCCGCGCGGGCCGCCAAGAGCTCGACGTGGAGGACGCTCAATACACCCGCGTCGCCACCGCGACGATAGGCCGCGAGCGTGTTGTTGCGCCGCAGCATGACGGCCTGTAGGACGCACTGAAGCTGCGCCGGCAGCACCGGCCCAGGGGTGCAGAGCTCCTCGGCGATCAGGTCGGGCAGCCCCGCCTCCATGTACGCCCCGCCGACGAGCACGCTGCGTTCGATCAGAAAGGCTGTTTGGTGGCGATCGAAGCGGCCGACCTCAATGCGCGCCTCGTCGGCGATGCGCGGGCGCGGGAGGGCGAGCTGGCCAATCACATGCAGCTCGCGCCGTTCGACGCCCAGCACGAGGTGCAGCGCGGGGGCAGAGACCTCCGTCAGCGCTGCAAGCAGGCGATTGAGCTCGTCGAGCGCGATGCCCTCGATCCACAGCGCCTGCTCGAGCTGATCGGCGATCACCAAGACGCGCCCTGGAGCTGCCGCGGCGAGGTCCAGACAGACGCGCGCGGTATCGTCCTCCGGGCCGAGAGGGCGGCCGAGTTGTTCTCCCAGCGCCGCGCGCAGGGCCCCGTGCCAGCCCTCGCCGACCTCGAAATAGAGCGGGAGGAAGTGCGCGGCGCGGGCGGCCGGTATCAGCGCCGCGCGCAGCAGCGAGGTCTTGCCTGCGCCGGCTTCGCCGGTGACGAGCGCCATCGGTGGGCGCTCGCGGCGCAGCCACTGCTGCAGCCGCCCGCGCTCGGTGTCGCGGCCGAAGAACTGCGCCTGGTCGGCCTCGTTGAAGGGCGCGAGGCCGCGAAAGGGGCCGCTGGCGTTGACCGGGGGAAGCATGGCGCGCGCATCATAGCAGCCGATTGACGCTCGATCTACGCGGTGTTAGGTTCGTTTCCTCATCGGAAGAGCAATGTCTGACGAACCGCGGCAGGTGGCGCCCGTCGTTGAGCCCTGGCGAAGGTGGCTGCAGCGCGGCACAGAGGCCCTGCGCGCTGCGGACTACGCCGCGGCCGCCGATGCCTTCGCCCAGGCCTACGCCTTCGC is a genomic window containing:
- a CDS encoding GNAT family N-acetyltransferase — its product is MSVRPLRTADLTACAAIVAQTSVFAAYGLSAEAVARQLGEALDDARSAVLVAVAPADTPLAVAWFVERGAFDRSGYLRLIAVAPGRTRGGLGRALVAALEQRYLSRGGIVLLAAHDNALAHRFYEGLGYGHVGDLPAYVGSGLHERIYFKPQTASPVATFERQCTSLRVQV
- a CDS encoding glycosyltransferase family 4 protein, with amino-acid sequence MRVAMFSWESLHSFNLGGLAVHVTELAAGLQRRGHEIHVITRRRGDQGYYDCIHGVHYHRVDHGVTQNIVESMDWMCKAMAHRFHEVTSFVGPFDLIHAHDWMAGNVIKYVRDGHGTRGLLTLHSTQYGRDGNVFHDGYARWVRDTEAAACFHAQSIIAVSNFLAAEVSRIYQVPHWKLHVVPNGVNYHAFDGFIDPGEVKARYHVAPMAPTVLTVARMTAQKGIDMLVDAVPMVLASYPETKFFISGDGPELDAVVRRAHAIGAAHAIRFLGPLPRNDYADLTRAVDVVAVPSRNEPFGIVVLEAWAAGKPVVATTAGGPRDFVWHDVNGFLVDANPGGLAHGIGSLLADHEHCRRLGQAGRRAVEEHFNWDNIAGFTEGVYQAVTR
- a CDS encoding TfoX/Sxy family protein, with product MATQQGTMDFLLDQLRGLPAVRARKMFGEYALYCDEKVVALVCDNQLFVKITPAGRALVGERYAEGEAYPGAKPSMLIDAEELEDGDRLCELIRLTAAALPVPRPRRPRKKQGSAGR
- a CDS encoding tetratricopeptide repeat protein, whose protein sequence is MEEAAAPAPRDVFELLADRLEQARSVAERVELHQQLATLWERDRGDVECATDWLERALELDPRHEGAQEQLDALYQRAGRYFDRLRLLEQRIELSQSDETRAALQVTIAGLFERELDDPVQALAAYQQAQSFRPDDPATLRPLLVLAERLGDGRSAAGALEALLRLAAAPAERATLLHRLGLVQQEQLDDGAAAEARWLEALELEPARQPTLDLVLGLFAARGDWGKSLGLLRRAAEGCRDRHEEQRLLRRVADVAARELGDTGAAIEALLVLVERDGNDDEASDALIDLLWQQHDHARLPSVLGARLRRAASLAPARLLELHRRAAECHAALGRPDEAAAHCQRALAVDPHHLPTLALRAEMLRRAEQWAAAAEAYERLMEQGEALPRAQGLEALLQLGACARRAERPQLAIEAFERAVALDDQQWEAWQALATLQAVARSWEGVIRAKRALLGPADPETQAVLWREIGDLYWRQLQRPAAAEPAYRQALALRADDRAALQRLLDLCSEADQWPEAIELCGRMAALEQNPELRAKYHHAAAVIARDKLGDAGLALRLFNDTLDADPQQLHAFSAVDELCTAQRDWKELEQNYARMIQRLPAETAPALLTSLWHNLGEVLRTRRRDFEAAIAAFEAADRLDPGHGARAEILAELYYLCGPDYRPRAIALLERLLRAEPERTDLLHRLLQLHLEGERYDQAWCLAATLAHQRLASPEELKLYRRYRARRLPRARARLSDEVWQRDLHHPRQDPLISAIFGTVATVVASTTARPHAAFGLKRAQRVALPDESQPVSDIFGYVTGVLTVAEADLFLQPDQPLALLLAHTSEAPSFVAGAYLLEGRSELELSFILARQLAFLRPALFLRNALNAPSQLLAVLLAVRSLFADVPDVPRDLARQVAQLVKGLRRHLHATQLDQLAALVQALPWESLDLLAWWNATELTADRVGLLLCGDLELAAAALAADPVAGAFSLEERLAELGQFMASETHFRLRELLGLRLEEQGA